The Paenibacillus dendritiformis region GGGTATTTGGATCCGGGACCGGACGGACGATGATCTCATCCAGCTTGGCCTTGGTGCCATAGTAGGTGTCGCTGCGCACCAGCTCGATCGTCTTGTCCGCTCTCCACTCCCGCAGCTTGAACGGCCCGTTCCCGATCGGCTTGCGGTTGAAATCGGAGGTATGAATATCCGCGCCCTCCAGCACATGCTTCGGAATGAGCCCCAGCTTCAGCTTGTGAAGGAGCGGCGGGAACGGATGGGCCAGCGTAATCCGAAGTTCATCGGCCGCCAATACGTTCACCTGCCGAATCTCGGTGAAGTCTCCGCGAATCGGAGAATTGGTCTGCGGGTTCAGTAGCGTATCGAGCGTAAATTTAACATCTTCGGCGGTCACCGGCTCGCCGTCATCCCAGCGCGCATCGGTCCGCAGCTTGAAGGTATAGGTCAACTGGTCGTCGGAGATGGTCCAGCTCAGGGCAATATCCGGGGCGACTTCATTGTTCGAGGTCGTCCGTGTCAATCCGCGGAAGAGCATCGAATCGACATCATGCTCGTCATTCAGGATCGGATTCAGCTTCTCGACTTCCTTCTCCGCGCCATAGACGAGCCGCTTGACGCTAGAAGTTTGCCCGGATTCGCCCGCCGATGCTTGGTCTGTGGGGGCATGAGCCGCCGGCGAAGGCCCGGAACAGGCCGCCAGGAGCATGCTGACCAGGCAGAGAACCGCGAGCAGGGATCGATATCGTAGCTTCATTATTATCTACTCCTTACCATGGAATATGTTCAATGTAATCGGTTCAGGCTCACATCGTTGCACAGCCCATCGGCGGCTGCCTGGAATCGATGCGAGCATCCGCTTCGTATAAGGATGGTCCGAACCGGACAAGCCTGAGGCCGGAAGCTGCTCCACCAGCTCGCCGCGATACATGACCATGACGCGATGGCAGAGGTGGGCAGCGGCTCGAAGGTCATGCGTGATGAACAGGACGGCCATGCCGGTTCGCTCATTCCAGGACCGGATAAGCCCCAGCATTTGCCGCTGCAGCGTCATGTCGAGGCTGGCGAAGGGCTCGTCCAAGATAAGCAGGCTCGGCTCCAACAGCAGAGCCCGAGCCAGCGCGACGCGCTGCCGCATGCCGCCCGACAGCTCGTGAGGGTACCGGTCCAATAGCTCCGGGGACAGTCCCGTCTCGCGGGCGATCGCGCGAATCCGTTCCGCGGCGGAGCTGGCAGCGCGATTCCGCCGCGGCCGGTAATCGAGTCCTTCGCCGATAATCCGGCTGACCCGCCAGCGCGGATCGAACGAAGCGAACGGATCCTGATGGACCCATTGGACGGAAGGCCGGGCGCTTCCATTTCCCTGGGCAGGGGGCCATTGTATCGTGCCGCGATCCGGCTGCTCCAGCTGCAGCAGCAAGCGGGACAGCGTGCTCTTGCCGCTGCCGCTCTCGCCGATGAGGCCGACCATCTCGCCGCGGCGAATCGTGAAGGATGCCTCACGGACGGCCGCGACCGGGGTGGCCCGCTGCAGCCAGCGGCGTCCGGCGCGGTAGGTCTTGGTCAGGCCCCGCGCCTCCACGACCGGCGGCTCGTCCGGCAGCGGCTTCGAACCCGGAGCGGAGAAGGAAGCAAAGTCCTCGACGAGCTGCCGGGTATACGGGTGAGCCGGACGGTGCAGCACCTGGTCCGCCGGTCCGGCTTCGACTAGCGTTCCGCGCCGCATGACGAGGACCTCGTCCGCAATCTCGGCGACGACGCCGAGATCGTGGGTAATGAACAGGACGGTGCCCTCGGTTCGCACGCTCCATTGGCGAATGAGGCGCAGGATGTCCGCTTGCACCGGCATGTCTAGCGCGGTCGTCGGCTCGTCGGCGATAAGCAGCTCCGGCTCCGCAGCCAGCGCGAGCGCCAGCTGTACGCGCTGCCGCATGCCGCCCGACAACTCGTGAGGGTAAGCGTCATATACGCGTTCCGGATCAGGCAGCTGCATATCCCGCAGCAGCTGCAGCGCCCGCTTCTTCGCCTCCCCGCGGGGAAGCGGGGTATGGATCGCGAGCAATTCCGCGAAATGGCGCCCGATGCGGAGCAGCGGATCGAAGGTTCCGCTCGTATCCTGGAACACGTAGCCGACCCGGCTTCCGCGATAGCGTTGGAGCTGACGGGGAGGGAGCTTCAGAATATCGTCTCCCTTGAACCGGATCGAGCCGGAGGCGATGGATCCGCCGCGCGGCAGCATGCCAAGCAATGCCTGGGCGGTGACGCTCTTCCCCGATCCGCTCCCGCCGATGAGCGCCGTAATGCCCCGACCGGGCAAGGTGAACGAGAGGCGTGTCAATATGTCGTTGTCTGTGTCGGCCTTGGATGGAAGGGTTAGCGTAAGATCGCTAACCTCCAGCAGCGGTTCGGTCATCGTCGATCCCTCCGGTAGAACTGCGGGCTCCCCCACCGCTGCTGCCCGTCATCGCCAAGGAAGGTTACGGCCAGCACGGTAAGCGCGATGCCTAGACCGGGACAGACCGCCGCCCACCAGGCACCCGACAGCAAATGATTCTGGGCTCCTGCCAGCATATTGCCCCAGGAAGGCTCATGCGGAGGAATGCCCAGGCCGAGAAAGCTGAGCGTCGACTCCGACAGAATGGCATGGCCGATTCCGGTCGTCGTCATGACGAGTATCGTCGGCAGGCAATGGGGGGCGAAATGCCGGGCGAACAATTGGATGGGGGTGGCCCCCATCACGGTGGAAGCTTGAATGAATGCTTCTTCTTTGAGTGCGAGAATCTCGGTGCGAATCAGCTTCGCCAGCGGCATCCAGCCGGTCAAGCCGATGACAAGCACGACGGTCAGCAGGCTAGGCTTCAGCAGCGCCTGCAAGCCAATCATGAATAGCAGGCTCGGGATGCTCAGCAGGGCATCGGCGGCCCGCATCATGACGCGGTCGATCCAGCCGCCGCAGTAGCCGCTGATCATGCCGTAGGCAACGCCGGCCAGCAGCGATACTAACGCCGAAGCGCACCCGACCGCGAGGGAGACCCGGCCCCCGTACAGAAATCGGGTCAGCACATCCCGTCCCATCTCATCCGTCCCCAGCAGGTGAGAGGGTTGGGGAGGCAGCAAAATCGCGTCCAACTGGACATCTACCGGATGATAGCCGGTCAAGAGGGGAGCAGCTGCCGCACATAGGGTCAGTACAGCCAGGTAGAGAACAGACAGGTTCGTCATCCAGCGGCGTCTCTTCATTGCGCACTCCCCCTTGATAACAGCTGGCGCCGGATCTGCGGATGGTACCAGGCGCAGAACAGGTCGATCATGAGGCTGCCGGCCACGACGACGAAGGTGCTCAGCAGAATGGCAGCGAGCAGCACGGGGTAGTCATGGCTTTGCGCCGATTTGAGCGCGAGCATGCCAAGTCCGGGCCAGGAGAACAGCGTCTCGATAACGACCGATCCGGCAAAAGTTAAAGATAGAGACATGCCGATATAAGATAAGAAAGGAAGCGCCGCATTCGGCAGCATGTGGCGGAAAATGATTCGATGCGGGGAGACGCCGCGCATGCGCAGGGCCCGCACAAATTCCTTGTCGTTGATGACGGTAACGTGATTCCGCAATAGTCGAATGTAATATCCAATATGTGATAGCGCGAGGGCGGCGGCAGGCAGTGCAAGATGCCGGAGCCGTCCGATCCAGCCTTCCGCACCGCTGCCCATTCCGGCGATGGGGAACCATTGCAGCGCAATGGAGAACACCAGAATCAAGCACAGCGCAAGGTAGAAGGCCGGAAACGACATGAGCACGAGACTGACCGCAGTCACCGTGCGATCCATCTTCGAGGAAGGCCTCAAGCCTGTCATCGTACCGAAGAGGAGAGAGAGGAGAAGAGTAAGAAATGTGCCGGCCAGCATGAGCTGTACCGTCGGGCCGATAGCTTGGCCGATCAGGACGTCGACGCGTTCTCCGTTCAGATAGGAGCGTCCCCAATCGCCCTGCATAATGCCTTGCAGCCACTTGACGTACTGGCAATAGAGCGGTTCGTCCAGACCAAGGTTGGCGCGGATGCGAAGCTGATCGGCGGGAGTCAGCTTCTGAATCTGATCCCCATACAGCGCCATGGCCGGATCGCCCGGCAGCAGACGAATAAAGATAAATACGAGCAGGCTGACGATCAGCAAGACGATAACGGCCTCGCCCGCTCTGGAAAAGAGATATCTTCGCAAATCGTTCCTCCTGTCTGCGAATATCCCGTAACACGAATCATGCAACAAGTAACACTATAGCATGGTGTCACGATTTGGTAAATACGTAACACCGAAAAATGGAGGGTTCTGCACAAAAGCTTTATATTTGGAAGATATAATGAAAAAACAATCCCGATCAAAGAGCAAGCACCCGTGCGCTAATTGATCTGACCGTCGATTTCCGCTACGATGGTTACAATGAGGAATAGGCACTTCGTTGCCTGCGTAGACGAGGAGCGGGAACGGTTGGAGTGCGGGAGACGAAGGAGTGAACAGAATGGCCAAGAGAGTAAAAGTGGCCGAGATGGTGGAGCAGTTCCATCTGGAGGTACTGGCCGGGGAGCAGGGGTTGAAGCGGCCGATTACAGTGGATGATTTGCATCGCCCTGGCCTGGAAATGGCGGGTTACTTCGAATACCACCCGAAGGAGCGCGTTCAACTCCTCGGCAAGACCGAGCTTGCGTTTTTCGAGACGCTGACTCCAGAGGAGAAGCGGGATCGGATGTATCATTTCTGTTCGGAAGAGATGCCCTGCATCATCGTGACGCGGGGATTGGATGTGCCGGAAGAGATTATCGCCGTATGCCAGGAAGAAGACGTGCCCTTGCTGCGGACGCAGCTGGCGACGACGATTCTCTCCAGCCGCATTACGAGCTTCCTGGAGAAGAAGCTGGCGCCGACGACGACAATTCACGGCGTACTGGTCGATGTCTATGGCGTCGGCATGCTGATTACCGGGGGGAGCGGCATCGGGAAAAGCGAGACGGCGTTGGAACTGGTCAAGCGCGGCCATCGCCTGGTCGCCGACGACGCGGTCGAGATTCGGCAGACATCGGACAACCAGCTGCATGCCTCAGCACCGGAGCTGATCCGGCATTTGCTGGAGATTCGCGGCATCGGCATCATTAATGTCATGACGCTGTTCGGAGCCGGCGCCATCCGCAACAACAAGCGGATCAGCGTCGTCATTCGCCTGGAGAACTGGCAGCAGGATAAGCAGTATGACCGTCTTGGCCTGGATGAGGAGACGACGCGCATCATCGAGACGGATGTACCGCTCGTCACCGTGCCGGTGCGTCCCGGACGGAACCTGGCCGTTATCATCGAGGTGGCGGCGATGAACTTCCGCCTCAAGCGGATGGGCTACAATGCGGCGCTTCAATTCACGAACAAGCTGACCGAGACGATCGCCGAGGATATGGAAGACTTTGATTAAGACTCGTAGTCTCAACCTATAAGGAGTGTGGATGGATGGCAACGATGTTGCTGGACCCGGTGGCATTTTCGATCGGCGCGATCAAGGTGCACTGGTATGGCATTATATTAGGCACAGCCGCGGTAGTCGGCTTGCTGCTGGCAATTCGGGAAGGCAAAAGATTTGGAATTTCTCAAGATTTTTTCATGGATTTGCTGCTGTTCGGCGTGCCTTCCGCCATTATCGGGGCGCGTATCTATTACGTTGCCTTCAAATGGGATGATTATAAAGATAACTTATTGGAAATCTTTAAAATCTGGCATGGCGGAATTGCAATCTATGGCGCATTAATCGGCGCCGTGATTTGCGCGCTTATCTATGTTAGAAAAAAAGGGTACTCCTTCTGGCGCATCGCGGATTTTTGCGCGCCGGGTCTGCTGATCGGACAAGCGATCGGACGCTGGGGCAACTTCGTCAATCAGGAAGCGTACGGAGGACCTACAACGGAAGCGTTCCTGCGCGACACGCTGCATCTGCCGAACTTCATCGTCAACCAGATGAATGTGAACGGAACGTTCCATCATCCGACTTTCTTGTATGAGTCGCTGTGGAGCTTCGTCGGCGTGCTGCTGCTGTTCGGCTTCCGCCGGCTGCGCGGCGTCCGCAGCGGGGAAGTATTCATCGGCTACCTGATCTGGTATTCGATCGGCCGATTCTTCATTGAAGGGCTGCGTACCGACAGTCTGGCCTACCAAGGATCCGGATGGGTGGAATCGATTATCGGCACACTATGGTCGCCGATGCAGATCGTATTCGAGCCGGGGTATCTCGATCCGAATTACGGCAATGTGCGGATCTCGCAGCTGCTGGCCATCTTCCTGATCGTCGGCGGCATCGCGCTTATCGTCATCCGCCGGGTAACCGGCGCTTCGAAGGTGCTGTATCGGGATCCGATTGGTTCGACGAAGGCGGCACCAGTTATCGAAGCGGCGGAGCGCGGCGCGAACGACGCCGGAAGCAAGACGGACGCGGAAGCTCCTGCGAAGCCGCGGTCCGATGAGGAAGCCTCCTCTTCCCGGGACGGGGCCGAGGATAAGCCTGAATCGGCAGAGCCGCCTGCGGCTGCGGCAGAGGAACGTGACATAAAGGAGAAATAGCATAATGATTCGTACCGTATTATTCGATCTGGACGGAACGATTATCGATACCAATGAACTGATTATCGAGACCTTCCTGCATGTGCTGCTGGAACGCACGCCGACTCCGCTGACACGGGAGCAGATTATTCCGAGCATGGGAATGCCGCTCGAATATCAGCTGCGGAAGTTCAGCGGATTGGACGATGTGGAGGAGCTCAAAGCCGCTTACCGCCGCTACAATATATCCCGGCATGATGAGTTGGTGCGCGAGTTCCCGCATGTGAAGGAAGTGATCGGCGCCTTGCACGAGGGCGGCATCCAGCTCGGCATCGTCACGACGAAGATGCGCGAGACGACGGAGCGGGCCTTGCGCATGTTCGGCTTGCTGGATCAGATGGGCGTCGTCGTCACGATCAACGATGTCCAGCATGCGAAGCCGCATCCGGAGCCGGTGCTGCTCGCCATCGAGAAGCTGAGGGCCGATCCGGCGACGACGCTCATGGTGGGCGACAGCCCGGCCGATATCCAGTCGGCCAACGCGGCCGGTGCCATCTCCTGCGGCGTTGCCTGGTCGTTGAAGGGCGAAGCGGTGCTTCGCCAATATGAACCGCGCCATATCATTCATGATATGCGCGATATATTGAGACTCGTCGGATGGGAGCGGGAATCCAAGTGAGAGATGTGGAGCGGCACCCTGTCGAAGGGCCGAACAGCCTGTGGCAAATATACCGGTCGGTAAGCCCATGGAAGGGCGTCTGGAACTTCATCTGGGTTCAATTCGCCCGTTACTGCCCTTCGGTGCGGCTCAAACGATGGATTTATGTGCATATCTTGAAGATGAAAGTCGGCCGCCATACGGCCTTCGGGCTGATGGCCATGGTCGATGTCTTCTTCCCGGAGTATATCGAGGTTGGGGACAACACGATTATCGGCTACAATACAACACTGCTCGCCCATGAATATTTGACGAAGGAATACCGTCTCGGCAAGGTCCGCATCGGCAGTCATGTAATGATTGGGGCGAACAGCACCATTCTGGCGGGCGTGACGATTGGCGATCATGCGGTGATCGCGGCCGGGACGGTTGTGCATAAGGATGTATTGCCCGGTCAAATGGTTGCCGGCAATCCGATGCGGGTGATCCGCGAAGCACATCCGGCTCCCGGCGGGGCAGACGGATCGGGCGTCGAATAATGAACCGGCAGTCGTGTGGCAGGCTGCCGGTTTTTCCTGTTGCCGGCGGTGGCGGCTGCTTCGCTATTTGCTTTTTATTTTTTCAGTAAAATAAGAAAAGCGAGAAATGATAAGAATTGGTAAATATGCTAATGTTGGATAGATTCAGCAAAGAGATGGTGTAGAGGATGAAGGGAATGGGGATGAGACGTGCCGCAGGCGCGGTGCTCCTGATTGCTCTGCTGTGTGTCGCGCTGTTCATAGATATTGACAGGAAGGATATCGATAGCCGCCCTCTCGTCTGGAAGGGACAATCAGGAGAAGGGGAATACGCGCTCCAGGCGGGCGGCGAATGGTATATCTCGGCAAATGCGCTGCAGCAAGCATACGGAGTGGACGTACATATCGTCGATGAAGGGAATGAGCTTCAGCTGTTCCCGACGACGAGACCGGAATCGCAGTGGGATTATCAACCGGTTTTTTATGAGGGTCAGGTTATTACGTTAATGTACCATAATGTGCAGAAGAACCCGGACAATGTCACGTTTATCTCGCCGGAGCAGTTCGAGGAGCAGCTGCAGGCGATTATGAGCAGCGGGTTTCATTTTATATCCATGGATGAATATATCGATTATATGGTGAACGGCGCGCCGGTTCCGGCGAATGCCGTGCTGCTTACCTTCGATGACGGGTACGAGTCGTTCTATACGGAAGTGTATCCGGTGCTGCGGAAGTACCATCTTACCGCCACGAATTTCGTTATCGTCGGGACCATTGACAATCCGAAGCAGACCAAGCACAAGAAGCTGTCCTGGGCGCAAATGCGGGAGATGAAGGAGCATGGAATGAGCTTTTACAGCCATACCTATAATTCGCATGCGTACCGCCCGGTGAATGAACGGGGCTATCTTCGCCCGATGCTGACCTGGAAGATGTATCTGAAGAAGGAAGACCGTAACGAAACCGAAGAGGAATATGAGGAGCGGATTCGCCGCGATCTGGCCAAGGCGGAGAAGGTGCTGAAGAAGGAGTTGGGCAATACGAACAGCTTGCTGGCATTCCCGTTCGGCGCCTATAACAGCAAGGTGCTGGCGATTTGCCGCGAACTGGATATTCCGATTACGTTCACGGTTCGTCCCGGGATTAACGGGCGGAACAACTCGAACGGATTCCGCATTAATGCGGGGAACCAGCAGATTGCGACGCCGAAGCTTATCGAGCAGATGCGCAACCGGGGCGCGCATACGAAGGTGGCCCGCGTCAAGCCGAGCCGAATCATTACCTGGAACGGCGCGGAGCTGGTGCTGTCTGTCCCTCCTCTCGTGAAGAACGGGAAATGGTATATTGCGCTCAAAGATTTGCAGCATCATTTCCGGTTGAGCTACGAGATGAGAGATGCGGATCGCAGCATTGAATTGTTCCCGGGGCAATATTCGGATAAGGGCATAGAATATACCGCCACGCGTAAACTTTACTAGTCGAATCTTCCACTATAAGCGATGTTTTCGGTTGAGGTTAGGCCGATTTTGACATATAATGTTATGTTGTAACTATTTTTCATTTCGCAACTTGCAATCATAAATAATGAAGGAGCAGGCGCTGCCGGTCTATACGAGATTGGCCGCGCCTGCCTGATCAGATGCTTGCCGGCCGGCAGGTGTCGGAAAGGAAGGACAATGAGCCGCAAAGAGCACATTACTGCCATTCCTATTGTGCGAGCGCTGGCCATGATTGGCGTCATCAGCGTGCATTCCACATCGCAGGCAACGGTAGATATGGTTGATTCGAACTGGTATTATCTATACAACTTTTTCAACATCTTTTTCAAATACGGCACGCCGACCTTCATTCTGCTGAGCAGCTTCGTGCTGTTCTACAACTACGGCGGACGGGACAAGCTGGAGCCCGCCGTGCTGGGCAAGTTCTACCGGAATCGCCTGTTGTATGTCATCATTCCGTATGTCGTCGCATCGATTGGGTACTTCCTGATGCAGCATATGATGTATTACCGTACCCGCGGCTTCGAGGATTCCATGTATTCGTTTTTCACGAAATTATTGACCGGCTCCGCTTATACGCACTTATACTTTGTCTTTATCAGCATTCAGTTCTATATCTTGTTCCCATTGATGCTCAAGCTGTTCCGCTCCAAGACGATATTGGCCTGGTCGATTCCGCTGGGGCTGCTGCTGCAGTGGGGCTTCGTGCTCTGGAACAAGTATGACCTCCAGATTGTAAATAAAGGCAGCATTTCGCTGTCTTATGTCAGCTATTATTTCCTCGGCGCCTATGTCGGCCTGAACTTCGAGAAAATTCGACCGTGGCTGACGTCGCTCGGGCAGAAGGGCAATCCGCTCCGCTTCCGGATCGGGTCCCTCGCGCTGTGGGGCGCTTGGCTGCTGTTCGCGATGCTTCATGTTCAGGTCTGGTTCTGGTCGCGTTCGACCAACGAATGGACCAACTCGCTGGTCTATGAGATGCTGTGGAATTTCCACACGCTCACATCCGCCATCGTCCTGATGCAGCTGGCCTTTTTCCTGGAACGGAAGCTGCCGGACTGGCTTCGCAAAGCTCTTATGCAGCTGGGGGATCTGTCCTTCGGCATCTACCTGCTGCATCCCGTCTTCCTTGCCTTGTACCGCAAATACGCCTGGCATGGAGGCGGCTCGCTTGCATACATGCTGTATATCGCGGGAGGCTATGCCGTCGCGCTTGGCTTGTCCTGGCTCGTCGTCTATGCGGC contains the following coding sequences:
- a CDS encoding ATP-binding cassette domain-containing protein, coding for MTEPLLEVSDLTLTLPSKADTDNDILTRLSFTLPGRGITALIGGSGSGKSVTAQALLGMLPRGGSIASGSIRFKGDDILKLPPRQLQRYRGSRVGYVFQDTSGTFDPLLRIGRHFAELLAIHTPLPRGEAKKRALQLLRDMQLPDPERVYDAYPHELSGGMRQRVQLALALAAEPELLIADEPTTALDMPVQADILRLIRQWSVRTEGTVLFITHDLGVVAEIADEVLVMRRGTLVEAGPADQVLHRPAHPYTRQLVEDFASFSAPGSKPLPDEPPVVEARGLTKTYRAGRRWLQRATPVAAVREASFTIRRGEMVGLIGESGSGKSTLSRLLLQLEQPDRGTIQWPPAQGNGSARPSVQWVHQDPFASFDPRWRVSRIIGEGLDYRPRRNRAASSAAERIRAIARETGLSPELLDRYPHELSGGMRQRVALARALLLEPSLLILDEPFASLDMTLQRQMLGLIRSWNERTGMAVLFITHDLRAAAHLCHRVMVMYRGELVEQLPASGLSGSDHPYTKRMLASIPGSRRWAVQRCEPEPITLNIFHGKE
- a CDS encoding ABC transporter permease translates to MKRRRWMTNLSVLYLAVLTLCAAAAPLLTGYHPVDVQLDAILLPPQPSHLLGTDEMGRDVLTRFLYGGRVSLAVGCASALVSLLAGVAYGMISGYCGGWIDRVMMRAADALLSIPSLLFMIGLQALLKPSLLTVVLVIGLTGWMPLAKLIRTEILALKEEAFIQASTVMGATPIQLFARHFAPHCLPTILVMTTTGIGHAILSESTLSFLGLGIPPHEPSWGNMLAGAQNHLLSGAWWAAVCPGLGIALTVLAVTFLGDDGQQRWGSPQFYRRDRR
- a CDS encoding ABC transporter permease yields the protein MRRYLFSRAGEAVIVLLIVSLLVFIFIRLLPGDPAMALYGDQIQKLTPADQLRIRANLGLDEPLYCQYVKWLQGIMQGDWGRSYLNGERVDVLIGQAIGPTVQLMLAGTFLTLLLSLLFGTMTGLRPSSKMDRTVTAVSLVLMSFPAFYLALCLILVFSIALQWFPIAGMGSGAEGWIGRLRHLALPAAALALSHIGYYIRLLRNHVTVINDKEFVRALRMRGVSPHRIIFRHMLPNAALPFLSYIGMSLSLTFAGSVVIETLFSWPGLGMLALKSAQSHDYPVLLAAILLSTFVVVAGSLMIDLFCAWYHPQIRRQLLSRGSAQ
- the hprK gene encoding HPr(Ser) kinase/phosphatase, which translates into the protein MAKRVKVAEMVEQFHLEVLAGEQGLKRPITVDDLHRPGLEMAGYFEYHPKERVQLLGKTELAFFETLTPEEKRDRMYHFCSEEMPCIIVTRGLDVPEEIIAVCQEEDVPLLRTQLATTILSSRITSFLEKKLAPTTTIHGVLVDVYGVGMLITGGSGIGKSETALELVKRGHRLVADDAVEIRQTSDNQLHASAPELIRHLLEIRGIGIINVMTLFGAGAIRNNKRISVVIRLENWQQDKQYDRLGLDEETTRIIETDVPLVTVPVRPGRNLAVIIEVAAMNFRLKRMGYNAALQFTNKLTETIAEDMEDFD
- the lgt gene encoding prolipoprotein diacylglyceryl transferase encodes the protein MATMLLDPVAFSIGAIKVHWYGIILGTAAVVGLLLAIREGKRFGISQDFFMDLLLFGVPSAIIGARIYYVAFKWDDYKDNLLEIFKIWHGGIAIYGALIGAVICALIYVRKKGYSFWRIADFCAPGLLIGQAIGRWGNFVNQEAYGGPTTEAFLRDTLHLPNFIVNQMNVNGTFHHPTFLYESLWSFVGVLLLFGFRRLRGVRSGEVFIGYLIWYSIGRFFIEGLRTDSLAYQGSGWVESIIGTLWSPMQIVFEPGYLDPNYGNVRISQLLAIFLIVGGIALIVIRRVTGASKVLYRDPIGSTKAAPVIEAAERGANDAGSKTDAEAPAKPRSDEEASSSRDGAEDKPESAEPPAAAAEERDIKEK
- the ppaX gene encoding pyrophosphatase PpaX, with amino-acid sequence MIRTVLFDLDGTIIDTNELIIETFLHVLLERTPTPLTREQIIPSMGMPLEYQLRKFSGLDDVEELKAAYRRYNISRHDELVREFPHVKEVIGALHEGGIQLGIVTTKMRETTERALRMFGLLDQMGVVVTINDVQHAKPHPEPVLLAIEKLRADPATTLMVGDSPADIQSANAAGAISCGVAWSLKGEAVLRQYEPRHIIHDMRDILRLVGWERESK
- a CDS encoding acyltransferase → MRDVERHPVEGPNSLWQIYRSVSPWKGVWNFIWVQFARYCPSVRLKRWIYVHILKMKVGRHTAFGLMAMVDVFFPEYIEVGDNTIIGYNTTLLAHEYLTKEYRLGKVRIGSHVMIGANSTILAGVTIGDHAVIAAGTVVHKDVLPGQMVAGNPMRVIREAHPAPGGADGSGVE
- a CDS encoding polysaccharide deacetylase family protein, which translates into the protein MGMRRAAGAVLLIALLCVALFIDIDRKDIDSRPLVWKGQSGEGEYALQAGGEWYISANALQQAYGVDVHIVDEGNELQLFPTTRPESQWDYQPVFYEGQVITLMYHNVQKNPDNVTFISPEQFEEQLQAIMSSGFHFISMDEYIDYMVNGAPVPANAVLLTFDDGYESFYTEVYPVLRKYHLTATNFVIVGTIDNPKQTKHKKLSWAQMREMKEHGMSFYSHTYNSHAYRPVNERGYLRPMLTWKMYLKKEDRNETEEEYEERIRRDLAKAEKVLKKELGNTNSLLAFPFGAYNSKVLAICRELDIPITFTVRPGINGRNNSNGFRINAGNQQIATPKLIEQMRNRGAHTKVARVKPSRIITWNGAELVLSVPPLVKNGKWYIALKDLQHHFRLSYEMRDADRSIELFPGQYSDKGIEYTATRKLY
- a CDS encoding acyltransferase, with translation MSRKEHITAIPIVRALAMIGVISVHSTSQATVDMVDSNWYYLYNFFNIFFKYGTPTFILLSSFVLFYNYGGRDKLEPAVLGKFYRNRLLYVIIPYVVASIGYFLMQHMMYYRTRGFEDSMYSFFTKLLTGSAYTHLYFVFISIQFYILFPLMLKLFRSKTILAWSIPLGLLLQWGFVLWNKYDLQIVNKGSISLSYVSYYFLGAYVGLNFEKIRPWLTSLGQKGNPLRFRIGSLALWGAWLLFAMLHVQVWFWSRSTNEWTNSLVYEMLWNFHTLTSAIVLMQLAFFLERKLPDWLRKALMQLGDLSFGIYLLHPVFLALYRKYAWHGGGSLAYMLYIAGGYAVALGLSWLVVYAAFRFIPFAWVGFGAVPRSFKAKRAPQQKSGSITPGTSA